The uncultured Desulfobulbus sp. genome window below encodes:
- the hisA gene encoding phosphoribosylformimino-5-aminoimidazole carboxamide ribotide isomerase, with protein MHFRPCIDLHDGRVKQIVGSSLREDQASLQTNFSSELPPAYYADLYRRDNLQGGHIIMLGPGNVTAATEALAAWPGGMQVGGGITGENARDWLSRGASHVIVTSHVFHGGKLDQSRLQRLVETVGKNRLVLDLSCRWRDDGYYVVTDRWQKFTELKINAQILEQLACFCDEFLVHAVDVEGKCMGIDTRLLEILAKSVPVPTTYAGGVARMSDLEQIDTSGGGRIDVTVGSALDIFGGSGLRYEDVVSRYGV; from the coding sequence ATGCATTTTCGTCCCTGTATAGACCTGCATGATGGTCGGGTGAAGCAAATAGTTGGCTCCAGTCTCAGAGAAGATCAGGCCAGTTTGCAGACTAATTTTTCCTCGGAACTTCCTCCCGCCTATTATGCTGATCTTTATCGACGCGACAATCTTCAAGGTGGCCATATTATCATGCTCGGTCCAGGGAATGTGACGGCGGCCACAGAAGCGCTAGCTGCCTGGCCAGGTGGCATGCAGGTCGGTGGTGGGATCACCGGTGAAAATGCACGGGACTGGTTGTCACGGGGTGCTTCCCATGTCATTGTGACCTCTCATGTCTTTCATGGAGGCAAGCTGGACCAGAGCCGGTTACAGCGTCTGGTTGAAACCGTAGGGAAAAACCGACTGGTTCTGGATTTAAGCTGCCGCTGGCGCGATGATGGCTACTATGTGGTGACGGATAGGTGGCAAAAATTTACCGAGTTGAAGATCAATGCTCAGATCCTTGAACAGCTGGCCTGCTTTTGTGATGAGTTTTTGGTGCATGCCGTGGATGTCGAAGGAAAATGTATGGGGATAGATACTCGCTTGCTGGAAATACTAGCCAAAAGTGTACCTGTTCCGACCACCTATGCAGGTGGTGTTGCCCGTATGAGCGACCTTGAGCAAATTGATACAAGTGGTGGTGGCCGTATCGATGTCACGGTTGGTTCAGCACTTGATATTTTTGGGGGCAGTGGGCTTCGATACGAGGATGTGGTCAGCCGGTATGGAGTCTGA